In Segatella copri, the DNA window CCATAAGCTTGCAGCATCAGTTCCGTCTCACGAAGAGTAAAAGGAGCAAGATACATCTCGTGCGTTATCCTATTATGAAGCCCACCATGACTATCTATCAGATTGGCAATCATCCACGACGTGGCACTGCCACAAACGATAAGCATGATTTCACTTTGGTAAGCTGCCCATCCGTTCCAAAAGTGCTCAAAAGCCTGTTGGAAACCAGATTTCGGCGTATCCAAGCATGGTAGTTCATCGATAAAAACAACGAGTCGTTCTCCTTTCATTTTTGCCTTTAACAACTGTTTCAATGCCTCAAAAGCCTCTGTCCAATTCGTAGGAATAGGCTGTTTGGAATCTCCATATTCCCTCAGCGCAAACCCGAAATTAGAGAGTTGCGCCTCTGCTGGTGCCTCTATAGACCCAGACATATCAAAGGCAAACTTATCACGGAAGAGATTTCTCACAAGATAAGTCTTGCCGATACGACGCCTGCCATATACAGCCACAAACTCAGCTTTGCCAGAATGATAATATTCTGTCAACAGCTCGATTTCTTTCTTTCGGCCGATAATTTGCTCCATACCTTTTAAATCTAACTTTAATGATGGTGCAAATATAAGATAATTATCCGAGAAAAACAAGGATTCTATAGCCAAATCGATAAATTTTAACTCGATTTGGCTAAAGAATAGGTTATACTATAGCCAAATCGAGCAATTCTCCTTCGATTTGGCTATAGAATGCCTTGTAGATTGCTATTATCCCCCTGGGCTAAGAGCTTTTGAACTTTCAGCCCGTGCCGTACAGTTCTTTAAGACTTACACAGGCAAGATTTTGAGAATCTGGGGGAATTTTAGGCAAAAAGATTTTGAGGAAAAGAATATTTTATGTATATTTGCCCCCAATTGTAACATCAACAAGTAAAGATTTTGAATATATTCATTATGAAACAAAGGAATACAGACATCGACTGGATAAGAGCCATACTCATTATTCTCATGATATTGATTCATATCGTGAGTGTTGGCAACGCATACCCCCATCTCAAGGCAGGCATTCTCTCGTTCATGATGCCTACCTTCCTCATCATTACTGGCTATCTCGTGAATATTGAGAAAAACCCAAAGGAGATGGGAAGATACCTGATGTGTCTCGCTTTGCCTTACGTCATCATGGTAACCGGTTTCTCTGTCCTCTCCTATTTCATGCCGGTGAGAGATGGCATCACGGAACTGTCACTCTCTCAGATTTGTGAGAAGATATTCGTTACTTCCATCGGTCCCTATTGGTTCATTCAGACCATGATTATCTGCGGCATTCTCTATTACGTCAGTTTCAAGGGAGCAACCTGGGGAACCCTCAGACAGGGAAAAACGACGATGAGCACCACCACAAGCCTCTTTATCTTCGCCACCCTACTTCTGCTCCTGTCCAAGACACCCGCTCTTTCGCCCAGTGCCGCCACCTATTATTTCATCGGAGCGGTACTCAGACAATGCCATATCGGCTTTGACAGAATTTTCCGTCCTTCACCGGTTGCCCTGCTGCTCTGGATTAACTTGCTGGGCTTGGAAGAATGGTACGACTGGGGCACGCTCGCCATCGTCTTCTCCTGCTGGTGCTGCATTTCATCCCTGATGTGGATACACAGCCTCATCAAACGCCTACAGGATAATGCCTGCGTCCGAAAGACAGAAGACACCTTATTATATATAGGCCGCAACACGCTTCCTATCTATCTCTTCCACCCCATCTTTACGATGGCAGCCAAGTTTTATCATCCCCTCTTTAGTTGGGACAGGAGCGAAATCTGTTTCGCCCTCGTTACCATATTCATCGCTATAGCCGGAAGCATCGGCATCGCCAAGATGATGGAGAAGACCCATCTGGCTTATCTCTTCGGAAAAGGAAAGATGCTGAGATAAATAATACCAGGATATATTTGGTAATTTGGAGATTTTGAAGTACTTTTGCAACATGAATATCAAGAACAAGATAAATAATATGGATGATGCCAAGCGAGAGAAGCTGGGCGAAGTCATCAGATTCGGAATCGTAGGCGGACTGGCTACGGTGCTGCAATACGTCATCTACCTGGCTATGATGCCGGCGCTGACCCATTTCATCCCCAACATGGGCGACCACAGTCTGGCTACCACAGCCAATACCATCGCCTACATCGTAAGTTTCATCTTCAATTTCATCGCCAGCACCCGCTATACCTTCAAGGTAAAGGCGAATGCCAAGCGCGGAGCAGGATTCACCCTCTCCCACATCGTCAACTACTCGATGCAGACCCTCTGCCTCAACCTCTTTGTAGGCTTGGGTCTAGCCAAACAGCTGGCTATGATACCTACCCTCTGCATCTGCATCCCGGTAAACTTCCTCCTGGTAAGGTTCTTCCTGAAGAAATAAGGGGATTCCCAAAACACGATAAAAGAAAGATATGAAAAAGATATTCGATATTTTTAAAATCAAGAAAGAAGAAAGAGTTTCAGCACTCGTCGCACTCATCATAGCATGTGCCCTCAATGCCCTGACTGTCATCAAATACCACAGCCAGTTCTCGCAGATTACAGATAATTATCACAAACTCTTTGTCAAGACCTTCCATGTGGCAGGTTTCGACCCGCTTACCTATAGCATCGTATCTCACTGGGACACAGAATATAACGTATACCGCCACCCGCTGCTGGCGTTCTTCATGTATATCCCGAATCAGATAAATCAAGGATTGATGATGCTTACCGGCATCAACTGCGTTCAGTTTGTCGTGGGAGCTATCCTGGTGTTCTGCGCCTTCTATTCCTTCATTTTCCTTTACCGTATATTCAGAGAAGTGATTGGTACAGAGCGCTTTGATGCAAATCTGCTCTCTGCCTTCTATTTTTCTTTCGCCTATGTGATGGTTTCAGCGATGGTACCCGACCATTTCATCATGTCGATGATCATACTCCTCTGTACCCTGTATATCACAGGCGTATGCATGAAGAAAGGCAGACAGCTTACCATCTGGCAGACTATCCTGCTCTTTGTATTTACAGCGGGCGTATCGCTCAACAATGGTCTGAAGACCTATCTTGCCGCCCTTTTCACCAATGGCAGAAAGTTCTTCAGTATCAAATACTTCCTGATAGGAGTCATCCTTCCTGCCGCACTCATGTGGGCTTTCGCCAGATGGGAATACCGCACCTTCGTATGGCCTAAGGAAATGGCAAGACACGAGGCTAAGATGAAGAAAAACAAGGAAGCCACAGCCAAGATTTACCAGCAATACCGCGACAGCACTGGCGTGAAAGACTCGGCAAAGGTAGAAGCTGCCGTCAAGAAAATCATCAAGGATAAAGCGCATGCCAAATATGTTCGTGACCATAAACAGATATGGAACAAGAACACGGGCAAGCCTATCGCCAAGGGCGAATTCATGAACTGGACCGACAAGACGACCTCCCGCTCGCAAACTCTGGTCGAGAATTTCTTCGGTGAAAGCATCATGCTGCACCAGCAGAACCTTCTGGGCGATGTATTGCGCAACCGTCCGGTTATCGTGAAATACCAGTCTGCGGTCAATTATGTGGTAGAGGCATTCATCGTTGTGCTTTTCTTACTTGGCATCCTTGCCGGAAGAAAATCAAAGTTCCTCTGGCTCACCCTGACATTCTTCCTGATGGATGCTGCCCTCCATATCGGTTTGGGCTTCGGTATCAACGAGGTATATATCATGACTGCCCACTATATGTATGCCCTTCCTATCGCCATCGCCTTCCTGGCGCTCAAGGCAAAAGGAAAGAGCCTGAAATGGGGCTTCAGAGGATTGATGCTCGCCATCACCCTCTATCTGTGGATAAGCAACGGATATCTGCTGGCAGGCTACATGCTAGGATAAGAAGCCTTGAACCACAACAAGTTGCTAGCCAAAAGCTGCCTTGATCCAGCGGATGATATCCTCATGCTCCATATCAAACTTACGGGCAAAGAGGCGGTTGCTTTGTTCCAGCTCCTCTTTGTCTGCCAAAGTCCAGACGTATGGATTGCCCCGTTTCCAGTCAATGAGTCGCATGCAGCCCTCATATTCATCTTTTTCAGAATACAGGGCTGCCCGGAAATCGGGATGATTCCATACCAGGGTCTGCAGGAAGAACTCATCAGGGCAGAAGGTATAATTGAATCTTTTCAATACAAACGGCTTCTGGCTCACCACATACTCCACACATGCCTGCGTGATGCTCACCCAGTTGGCACCCTTGGCAAAATCCATCTTCTGGCGATGCAGGAACGGCATGAGCAGCATCGAAAGATATTTATTCAGTCGCCTGGTAATGGCATTCAAAACCCCATACTTCGAGCGGGTAAGACTGGTAAATAGCCAATAACGCATCATCTTCCGGCGGCAATCCCATTCAAATTCCTCACCATGATTGATGCCCACAAACTCCTTACCCTGATGCTCCTCAAAGAACTGATGGATGTAATCCTGCGATTTGATAGGTAAATCCTGACCACTCAGCAGATGGTAGTAGGCATAAGGTCCATGCTTCAAAGCCTCCTCGAAAAGCACATACTCCGCCTTAATCTGGCTCAGATTTCCCCAACGCACATCCACCCTCTGTTCCAATAAAAAGAGGCGTGCCTTGGAAAGAACCAGCGGTTCAGCACCATCCAGCATATCCGATTTCCGGTCGATATGCAGAAATATATCATTGCGCTCATCATCGAGCATCGACAGCAATACCCTGAGAAGCGGTAAACTGCCATGAGCCATTATCAAAAAAGCATGTTTCATTGTCATTATTTATCTTTATTATCCAACTGTCCGTCCTGATGACTTTTTCATAATCATTGCGACAAAGATACACCAAATAAAAGAGAATACAAAATAAAACTCCGTTTTTATCAGAAAAAAGACACAAAATAGAGCCTTTCTTTTTGAATATTCAGAAAAAACAATTACTTTTGCAGCGCTAAGAAGGAGATGCGGCATGCATCAGCCCAGCAAAAAAAATAATCAGAGAATGAACAATATATTTAGAATTAAAAAAGAAGAAAGGCTCTTTGCCTTGATTACACTCATCGTTATCATCGCCTTTAATGTGCTGATGATAACCTATCATTTTGATGATTTCGGCAAACCGAAAGCAGGATTCTGGACGCTCTTCACCAAGAACTTTCAGATTTCAGGTTTCGACCCCTACACCTACCTTACCCTCTCGAAGTGGAAGGTGTATTACACGGAGTATCGCCATCCCATGCTCCCTTTCTTCCTCTATCCTTTCTCGCTACCGAACGGCTGGCTGATAGAACTCACCTCCCGCAACTGGGCAACTACCATCGTGGCGGTGATGATGACATTCTTCTCCACCTACTCCATCCTCTTCTTCAGAAGAATCTTCAGAGAGGTGATGCAGCTGAAGGCTATAGACAGCAATGTGCTCACAGCGATGCTTTTTTCCTTTGCCTACGTGCTGCTCGTCACCTTTGTAGATGACCATTTCGGCATGTCGCTTTTCTTCCTGTCGATGACACTTTATCTGGCAGGCAAACAGCAGCAGGAACACCGCAGCATGCCTTGGTGGCAAACAGCCCTGCTCTTTTTCTTCACGGCAGGCATCACGCTGAGCAATGGCGCCAAGACCTTCCTTGCCGCCCTCTTTACCAATGGCAAAAAACTCTTCCGTCCGAAATATCTGGCATTGGGCATCATCTTGCCTACCCTCCTGATAGGTGCTGCAGGCATCTACCAGAACAAGGCATTCATTATTCCGAACCGCCTGGAAGGAGAACGGCTCGTGGCTCAGAAAGCTGCTAAAGACAGTACTTTTAGGGCAAAGATGGAACAGAAGCAAAAACACGATAAGGCCATTGCTGGCAAGAATATCCAGAAACGAGGCATGCTTTCATGGGCAGATATGTCTATCTCCCGTTCAGAATCATTGGTAGAAAACGTTTTTGGCGAATCGCTTATCCTGCACAGAGAACATCTGCTGGAAGATATCCACAGCCACCGCCCGATATTCGTGAAATACCAGACACCCGTTCCTTATATCATAGAGGGTATCATCGTGATTCTGCTGTGTATGGGCTTTTGGATGGGAAGAAGATCGGCCTTTCTCTGGCTCACTGCCTCATGGGTGGCATGCGATGCCTTCATTCATCTGGTCATGGGATTCGGACTGAACGAGGTTTATATCATGGCTGCCCATTGGGCGTTCATCATTCCGATCTGTATCGGATATATCATCAGAAACTGTAAGGAGAAATATCTGCCTTATCTTCGTGGTGGACTCGCCATCATCACCATCTTCCTGTTCTTCTATAACAGCACGCTGATATTCCAGTATCTGACAAGATAAAAACGAATATCCGGCAAGGTAATAGGTAATAACAAGTATCTTAGATTAAAACCATCATGCTGAAAATAAGTATCTTAACCCCTATCTATGGAGTAGAAAAATATATCGAACAGTGCGCCCGTTCACTGTTCGAGCAGTCGTATGCGTCTATCGAATACATCTTTGTAGATGACTGTACCCCCGATAAAAGCATCGGCATTCTGCAATCGCTCCTGAAAGAATATCCTGAAAGAGCACAACAGGTACGCATCATCCACCACGACAGAAACCGAGGCGTGGGAGCTGCAAGACAGACGGCACTGATGGCGGCTACAGGCGATTATCTTTTATTTGCCGATAGCGATGACATGCTGCCGAAAGATGCAGTTGAGAAGCTGGCAGGAAAAGCAGATAGTAGCCATGCCGACCTGATTGATGGCGGCTACCGGGAGTGGTGCGATGAAAAGGCAGGCAGACTCCAGAAACCTTTTGATGTTTCTGATGAGAAACTGCTCAAACTGCTTGTCTGCCAGAACATCATCACCAATCGTCTGTGGGGAAGAATCTACAAGCGTTCGCTCATCATAGAACACAGGATATTCTTTGAAGAGGGCATCAACTATGCGGAAGATCTTTTCTGGAATGCCCAGTTCATGTTCTACGGCAAAAAGGTGAACATTGATGATGCAGTATATTACTACCGCACCGACAATGAGAATTCCTACAATCACAACATCTCTGAAAAGAATCTTCTGTCATACTTCAAATCAACCCGCCGACTCATCGATTTCTTCGAGCAGAACGATAAGAAGCATCAGTACCTCAGAGCCACAGAGATAGGCATCGTCAATGCCTACCGCTGGGCGGCAAACGCTCATGTAGCCTTCGAAAAGGTGGATCAGACGCTCGACTACAAGCCTAAGAGCTGCCTCATCCGACTCATCATCAAACTCATCAAAAAGGGGGTACCTGTCAAGAGGGTGAATCTTATCTACCTCGCTTACAGAAGGCTATACACTCTTCTAATATCTGCACCTTCAGCAGTTTCATGATACAGAAGTAGATGGTGGCTGAAACCAGCAGACGAACCAGCAGCAGGAGATAGATGTTCTGCAGGCTGCGGGTCATGAAATAGGTAACTACCATCGTAGCTGCCGCACAGAGCATGAATGGCAGTATATCCTTTGCCACATCCAGGAACCGCAATCCGGCAACACGCTTCATCATCCACTGCCAGACCAGAAGCCAGGCGATGATAAACACGGTATAGGCTATCACCATGGTCTGGATGCCATATTGATGACAGAACAATACCAAGGCGAGCAAACCCACTACCTGACCGATGTTGCACCACATATACACATCAGAACGCCCCTTGCTGATGGCAAGGTTCTGATAGAGCGTATAAATCGGCATAAAGGCACCGCTCACACAGAGAATCTGCAACAGCGGCACACTGGCAATCCATTTCTCATGAATCGTAATCAGGATGAATTCGCGTGATACCAAAGTCAAGCCGAACATCAAAGGGAAAGAAAGGAATGCCGTAAAACGGAGCATTTTTCTAAACACCAGCAACTCGCGGTTCTTATCGTCCTGGATAGAAGCCAAGACGGGCTGAGCTATCTGTCCCACCGTATTGGCAACAAACGAATTAGCCTTGGTGTCCCAGTTGTATGCCTGACTATAGTTACCCACATCATTAATCGGATAGAACCTGCCGAAGACAAAGGTCAACACATTGTTGCTCACCGTATTGATAATGTTGGTAACCAGAAGTTTCACGCTGAATCCGAACATCTTCCTCACCGGTCCGAAATCGATATGAAAGTTCGGGCGCCATCCCGTATAATAATATCTTCCTATATTCAGCACGAGGATAAAGATAACCTGCTGCCAGGCAAGACTCCAGTAAGCCATGCCGTTGAATGCCAGTACCAGTCCCACGACATTCGAACTGATCAGAGCCATGAAATTAACGATGGTAATCTCCTTGTTCATCATGTTCTTCATCATATATCCGTTTTGGGCGATGCCAAACGAAGAGATGAAGAAACTCAGGAACACGAAGCGCGACAGGGAGGTGAGACAAGGCTGATGGAAGAAATCAGCTATCAGCGGCGCACAGAAAAAGAGCACCACATACATGGTAAGACTCACCAGGACATTAAACCAGAACACCGAGTTATAATCGTTGTCGGTGGGTTTCCTAATATTCACCAGTGCCTGGGTAAACCCGCTACTCTGCAGATTGCCCGCTATCAGGGTGAATATGGTGAGGATGCCGATGATACCATAATCGGCTGGCGACAACAAGCGCGCCAAGAAGATGCCAAAGAGGATATTGAGTACCTGGGTAGAGCCACTGTTCATCGCTCCCCAGAACAATCCCTTGGCGGTTTTTTCCTTTAATGATTCTGCCATCGTTTCTATCTGATAAATATGGAATATTACTTGTTTTTACTTTTTAGAATGCAAAAGTAGCATAAATAGTTTGAAGTTCAAAACTTTTTGCTTACTTTTGCAGCCGTAAAACAGAAAAAAGTATGGATATTAAGAACATCAAGAAGGAATGGAACGCCACAATACTCGATATATTGAAGGCTTTCATCGAAATCTGCAACAAGTATCACCTCAGATATTACTGTTGTGCCGGCACCGCCATCGGAGCCGCCCGTCACCACGGAATGATTCCCTGGGACGATGACATCGACGTACTGATGCCACGCCCCGACTACGACCGTCTGCTCGAAATCGCCAAGCATGAAGACTTTGGCAAATACGAGGTAATAACTCCCTACAACAACGAGTCATACCCTCTGTATTTCTCCAAACTCGTGAATCGCGAAACCACCCTTATCGAGGAGAAGGAGCGTCCCTGCATCATCGGTCTTTACGTAGATATCTTCCCTCTTGATGCCACCGACGATGACCTGGAAACGGCAAAGGCGCTGTATCGCAAATACTCGAAGACCATCAACCGTCTGAATGCCGTAACCACCCACAATACTTTCTTTGAGTACATCTCCCTGCTCCTGCACAAGGAAACCTGGGGCCGCTTTGCCATCAAGACGCTCGCCTTCTTCTGCCGCAGCAAGATGCGCCACCGCCTCATCCAGCAGATGGACGAGATGAGTCACCGGTATGACTTCGATAAGGCGAAGAACGTATTGGTGAATACGGGTTCCTACCACTATAAGGAGATTTTCCCGAAGGAATGGCTCGGCAAGGGCAAGGAATTCCCGTTCGAGGATACCACCGTCTTGCTGCCGGAGCAGGCTGATACCTATCTGCGCCACTTCTTTGGCGACTATATGAAGTTTCCACCCGTAGAACAGAGAGTAGAGAAACACCTTCGCTACTATCTGAACATGGAAAAGCGGGAAACATGGGATGAGATTAAAAGAAAGCTTTAGCCTTCCCTCACTTCCTGCAAGGAATGTTCGAAACCTTCTTCTACATCAAAGAGCGGTTTCCAGCCTAAAGCCTTGAGCTTATCCGTACTGAAGGTTGCCTTGGTGATAGGCGTGGTATTGCCCTGCTGCGCATCCGCCTCAGGAATATCAAACACCACCTTTCTATCCGCTTTCCTGGCTATCAGCTCTGCCAGTTGGCGGATGGAGATATTCGATTCTGAATGAGCCACATTATAGGCATTTGCCCTCTCGCCATCCAGCAGGAGGCGCAAGATGGCATGGGCGGCATCTACCACATAAAGCCAGGAGCGGAAAGCCTCACCCTTACTCTTCAGGACGATATCCTCACCCTTCAGAACATTGCGGATAAACTGGGCATACACCCTATTGTCACTCTCCGTAAAGCCCGGACCGTAGGTATGACTCAGCCTGGCTATCACCACATCGGCATCATACTCTGCTCCGTATGCCATGCAGAGCGTTTCGGCAGCACGTTTGGAAGATGGATAGCAGGCACGCACCGATGCACAATCCACATAGCCGCTGCTCTTCTCGGTAAATTCAGAGCTATCGCCCTCGCCATAGATTTCACCCGAAGAGATATAAACCATGCGCTGCATGCGGTGACTCAATCCATATTCCAGCAGGTTGGATACGCCGTTGATGTTCGCCTTCATCACCTCTACAGGGTTCTGCTTAAAGAAGTTAGGACTCGCATTGCTGGCTGCATCGATGATGTAATCAGCGCCCTCAGCCAACTCATTATAGACTGGTTCCCCTATCATCCTGTCCATGCTCTTGATGACAGGCTGGGTAACGTCTATCTCTGCAAAGAAGAAAGATTCATCCTCCCAATAGGCAGCAAACTTCTGTCGGGCACGTTCCTTGTTTCTTCCGGCTGCTATCACCTTGTAGCACCGGGCAGGATTCTGCATCAGCACATCAACCACACAGCCTCCTACCAATCCTGTAGCACCAGCCACAAGAATGGTTTTGCCATGCAGACGCCCCAATTCCAAACCTTCCCGGAAAAGGCGCGCAATATCTTCCTTATATGGTGAATTTCCTATCATAACATGTTTATTTTAACCAAGCCTCAGGCTGAACCTTCATCAGTGCCTTCAGTATCTCCAGATCCTCAACGGTGGTTATCTTGATGTTCTTCTCTGAACCAGGCACGATATGCATCTGTCTGCCTCCCAGTTCTGCCATCAGGGTACAGGATGCCACCGAATTGGCGATGCCCTTCTCCTTAGCCTCTTCGTGGGCTGCTATCAGATTGCCCAAACGGAAGGTCTGGGGTGTCTGGGTACGAATCAGCTTGTCGCGCGGAATACTGGTGTTGGTCGTGAAACCATCTTCGCTCTCCAGGATAGCCTCTCTACATTTGATACCCGTAATGGCATAGCCATACTTCTGGCAGATGGCAATATTGGATGAGATGATGTCTTGCGACAAGAGTGGGCGCACGGCATCATGCACCAGCACCAGGTCGTCATCACCGCACCCCGCCTCTTTCAAGCCATAGATACCATTGTGAATCGACTCCTGACCATTGCTTCCGCCAGGGAATATCCATTTCAGCTTGGTAATGCAGAACTGGTTGGCATACGACTGCAGTACCGTTTCCCAACCTGCCAGACATACCACAGCAATACCCTGAATATCAGGATGCTTCTGAAAAGCCATCATCGTATGGATGATGATAGGACAGTTGTCTACATGCATAAACTGCTTTGGGATGTCCTGTCCCATTCTATTGCCAGAACCTCCGGCTATGATCAATGCATAGTTCATATTCTCTATCTTTAAATTGATTATTTCTGAATGATTCTCCCCGGATTCCCTACCACGGTAGCCCCGTCGGGAATATCCTGGAATACCACGGCACCGGCGCCTATCGTCACGTGGTTGCCGATATGGATGCCGCCGAAGACCGTGGCGCCGGTATAAATCTTCACGTCATTTCCGATGGTAGGTCTGCCGCCCTTGCCGTTGCCCAGCGTCACCATCTGCAGACAGTAGAAGTCATCACCTATGCTTTCTGCGTTGAGATAGGTGGCATAGCTGTGCTCCAGATGCGCACCCTTCCCGATATGCGGACACCAGATGGTCATCGTACGCTCGGGAGGCAACAGCCAGCTGATGAAAACCGAACGGTATTCGCCCAGGCGGTAATAAAACAGATTGCGGAAACTCCTTTCGCGGGTGCATGCCTTAATCAGGTTGAGCACCGTAGGCTTCCTGTCCTGCACCTTCAGCAGGTCGGCATCTATCTCCTTCTTATGGAGCAGATACAGAGCGATATGCGGCAACATGCGCACCGCCGAAGCTGACAATATGATGGTTTGTACTATCGGATTCATGACTCTAAATCTTATTTTTATCTTTGCAAAGATACAAAAAATAAAGCAACTAGCATGCTTTTATCCGAAAACAATTGTTCTTTTCACTAAAAATAAGATAATAGAACAGGGTTTGTAGAATTTTAGTCGGTTTTATTGCTAAATAATGTGAATTAAATAGCTTTCCATACAACTTTTCCGTACCTTTGCACAAAGTTATATATAACGATATTTTAGAAGAGGATAAAACAGAACATTATGAAGAGGATATTGATTGTTGAAGACGATTTGGCATTCGGAACCATGATACAGACTTGGCTCAAAAAGAAAGGATTCAATGTAGAAAGGGTAACATCTGTAGGCGCTGCCATCAAAGCGATGGGAGCCGGCGATGCATTCCATCTGGTTCTTTCCGACTTGCGCCTGCCCGACCATGACGGACTGGTATTGCTCCAGCATATCAGAAAGTCCGATGCCCACCTGCCTTTTATCGTAATGACTAGCTATGCAGAGGTTCAGAATGCTGTATGTGCCATGAAATCGGGTGCTACCGATTACGTGGCTAAACCTTTCCATCCCGAAATCCTCTTAGAGAAAATCCGTGAGGCTATCCAGTCGGCTGCTTCTGCGGTTTCAGCCCCTCAGCGTGCAGAATCTGCCGCCAGGCAGGATGCGCCCCAAGAAGAACAGCAGGGCGCTACGGAGGTGCCTAGATATATAAAAGGTGAAAGCGAGGCTTCCAAGCAGCTCTACGAGTTCGTTTCGCTCGTTGCCCCAACCCCGATGTCAGTGCTCATTCTCGGAGCCAGCGGCACCGGAAAGGAATATGTGGCGCGCAGCATCCACGAACAGAGTCTGCGCAAGGACAAGCCTTTCTATGCCATCGACTGCGGCGCTATTCCTAAGGAGGTGGCAGCATCTGAATTCTTCGGATATAAGAAGGGTGCCTTTACCGGAGCCGAACAGGATAAGAAGGGCGCCTTCGAGATAGCTAACGGCGGAACGGTTTTCCTCGATGAAATGGGAAACCTCAACTACGAAGTACAGGTACAGCTTCTCAGAGCCTTGCAGGAGAGGAAAATCCGTCCGCTGGGCAGCACGCAGGAGATTGATGTGGATATCCGACTCATCTGTGCCACCAACGAGAATCTGGCGCAGGCAGTAGCCGAAGGCAAGTTCAGAGAGGACCTCTATCACCGCATCAACGAGTTTACCATCTACATGCCTGCCCTCAAGGACAGAGGTGCCGACATCTTCCTCTTTGCCAACCTCTTTATCAAGCACGCCAACCAGGAACTGGGCAAGAATGTGCTCGGACTGGATGCCAAAGCCTCCGAAATCATCGCCTCATACAACTGGCCGGGCAACCTGCGCGAACTGAACAATGTGATGAAGCGCGCCACCCTGCTCGCCCGTGGCAAGTATATCGGTGCCCAGGAAC includes these proteins:
- a CDS encoding acyltransferase family protein, which produces MKQRNTDIDWIRAILIILMILIHIVSVGNAYPHLKAGILSFMMPTFLIITGYLVNIEKNPKEMGRYLMCLALPYVIMVTGFSVLSYFMPVRDGITELSLSQICEKIFVTSIGPYWFIQTMIICGILYYVSFKGATWGTLRQGKTTMSTTTSLFIFATLLLLLSKTPALSPSAATYYFIGAVLRQCHIGFDRIFRPSPVALLLWINLLGLEEWYDWGTLAIVFSCWCCISSLMWIHSLIKRLQDNACVRKTEDTLLYIGRNTLPIYLFHPIFTMAAKFYHPLFSWDRSEICFALVTIFIAIAGSIGIAKMMEKTHLAYLFGKGKMLR
- a CDS encoding GtrA family protein — translated: MNIKNKINNMDDAKREKLGEVIRFGIVGGLATVLQYVIYLAMMPALTHFIPNMGDHSLATTANTIAYIVSFIFNFIASTRYTFKVKANAKRGAGFTLSHIVNYSMQTLCLNLFVGLGLAKQLAMIPTLCICIPVNFLLVRFFLKK
- a CDS encoding DUF6080 domain-containing protein, whose product is MKKIFDIFKIKKEERVSALVALIIACALNALTVIKYHSQFSQITDNYHKLFVKTFHVAGFDPLTYSIVSHWDTEYNVYRHPLLAFFMYIPNQINQGLMMLTGINCVQFVVGAILVFCAFYSFIFLYRIFREVIGTERFDANLLSAFYFSFAYVMVSAMVPDHFIMSMIILLCTLYITGVCMKKGRQLTIWQTILLFVFTAGVSLNNGLKTYLAALFTNGRKFFSIKYFLIGVILPAALMWAFARWEYRTFVWPKEMARHEAKMKKNKEATAKIYQQYRDSTGVKDSAKVEAAVKKIIKDKAHAKYVRDHKQIWNKNTGKPIAKGEFMNWTDKTTSRSQTLVENFFGESIMLHQQNLLGDVLRNRPVIVKYQSAVNYVVEAFIVVLFLLGILAGRKSKFLWLTLTFFLMDAALHIGLGFGINEVYIMTAHYMYALPIAIAFLALKAKGKSLKWGFRGLMLAITLYLWISNGYLLAGYMLG
- a CDS encoding beta-1,6-N-acetylglucosaminyltransferase — protein: MKHAFLIMAHGSLPLLRVLLSMLDDERNDIFLHIDRKSDMLDGAEPLVLSKARLFLLEQRVDVRWGNLSQIKAEYVLFEEALKHGPYAYYHLLSGQDLPIKSQDYIHQFFEEHQGKEFVGINHGEEFEWDCRRKMMRYWLFTSLTRSKYGVLNAITRRLNKYLSMLLMPFLHRQKMDFAKGANWVSITQACVEYVVSQKPFVLKRFNYTFCPDEFFLQTLVWNHPDFRAALYSEKDEYEGCMRLIDWKRGNPYVWTLADKEELEQSNRLFARKFDMEHEDIIRWIKAAFG
- a CDS encoding DUF6080 domain-containing protein, with amino-acid sequence MNNIFRIKKEERLFALITLIVIIAFNVLMITYHFDDFGKPKAGFWTLFTKNFQISGFDPYTYLTLSKWKVYYTEYRHPMLPFFLYPFSLPNGWLIELTSRNWATTIVAVMMTFFSTYSILFFRRIFREVMQLKAIDSNVLTAMLFSFAYVLLVTFVDDHFGMSLFFLSMTLYLAGKQQQEHRSMPWWQTALLFFFTAGITLSNGAKTFLAALFTNGKKLFRPKYLALGIILPTLLIGAAGIYQNKAFIIPNRLEGERLVAQKAAKDSTFRAKMEQKQKHDKAIAGKNIQKRGMLSWADMSISRSESLVENVFGESLILHREHLLEDIHSHRPIFVKYQTPVPYIIEGIIVILLCMGFWMGRRSAFLWLTASWVACDAFIHLVMGFGLNEVYIMAAHWAFIIPICIGYIIRNCKEKYLPYLRGGLAIITIFLFFYNSTLIFQYLTR
- a CDS encoding glycosyltransferase family 2 protein — encoded protein: MLKISILTPIYGVEKYIEQCARSLFEQSYASIEYIFVDDCTPDKSIGILQSLLKEYPERAQQVRIIHHDRNRGVGAARQTALMAATGDYLLFADSDDMLPKDAVEKLAGKADSSHADLIDGGYREWCDEKAGRLQKPFDVSDEKLLKLLVCQNIITNRLWGRIYKRSLIIEHRIFFEEGINYAEDLFWNAQFMFYGKKVNIDDAVYYYRTDNENSYNHNISEKNLLSYFKSTRRLIDFFEQNDKKHQYLRATEIGIVNAYRWAANAHVAFEKVDQTLDYKPKSCLIRLIIKLIKKGVPVKRVNLIYLAYRRLYTLLISAPSAVS